GGGAGCAAACCTCAAGTATGGCGGAAAAGTGTTTCTTTTCATCAGAAACCTGAGAAAAATTATCCCGGTGTAATGGAAGATTCCATTTCGGAAAATAGGCGACAATGTGATTGATCCAATGTAAGAATGGGGAATATATCAGACTGGTAAGAGTCAGCCTTTCATATCCTGAAAGAGACTATGGGAGGTGTCCCAGCGTTTGATTTCTATGGGGGAGGTATGTCTTAAGCGAAATTTTTGTTTGCCAGACTCATAATTGTTGGCCGGATATCCACTCAAATCTTTACAGAGGGCCAGGGTAGTGGGTATGGGATTTGAATTCAGGTAGGTAAGGGACTCCCTCAAGCGACGTACTGGATTTTAAGAGAGTAAAATCCATACCGATCTTATGCTTCCTTGTGCACCAAATTCTGAAGAAATCGTATATTTGCAAAATAATCATATTTCCAATGATAGGTTCATTAACTACCATCCTTCTGAAAGGAAACCAAAAAATGAATTTGGTGAAGTCACATGACAGTTTATTATCTGTACTGCTCCCTTTGGCACATTGCCGGTCATAGTTATTCCTGTTGAACCTACCGGGAGGGTATTTGATAGTATCTCAATATCATGAACGAGTGTGTTTTTGGTGTCAGATCCATCAAAAACAATCGGTTTGGCAACATCTGAAACAATACTTCCGGTATAATCCGAGTCTAAAGAATTGTACACTCTTATAAGAGTTGATGCCCGGTTCCCTGAAGCGTGGATATCAAACTCAGATCCCGACCTGATATGATTAAGCTGTATGGCAGTTCCATCCACTCCTGCTGCATTAGTCATGACAAAGTTTTCCACCCGTGCTTTCGTTGAATATTCTTTTGGACCCACGTAGAGTGCACGCCCATTTGAATTTGTACTTGAGCAATTCTTCATCACAATGGGGCTATCAGGATATGTATTGATAATGTAGAACGAAGCTGGTTTATATTGGGAAAAATCGCTTCTTGTGATTGCAGTATTTTCATCAGTGCAACCGTATAATTTCACCCCGGTTCCATCATCAATGAAAAATCCGGCTAAACCATTCCCCTCTGCATGACAGTTCTGTAATGTGACATCTCCCCTTCCAATAAAAAATCCAGACATGAAATCCTGTTTAAATGTTGTTGGATATGGTTTCTGTCCATTATTGTTCGCTATACAATCGGTAAATAGGATGTCAGTCCCCGTGCCGGAATATTCTATATGGAAACCTGATTCCCAGTTTCCTTCTGCAATACACCTCGTTATTCTTACATTTTCAATATCATGTTCATTTTTTATTAAGAATCCTCCGACCCATTCATAAATGCGTTCATATCTTCCACAGTTAATTGCCTGGCAATCCGTATATCGAATGTTTCGTATCAACTGGTGTGTGCCACTGGCAGAAGTTCTGAACCCCCATCCTCCACCATCAATGGCCTTGCAGTTTGTAAACTCAATGTCTTCGATAATGTTATTGTATCCACTTGAATCGGTGGATAATACCATGAACATGGCTTGTACAGTTTCGTCAGATGTTGCAGTTACATTGTGGACAGTACAATGGCCTGCCCGTATGGTAATCAGCCCGGCAACAACTTCATCACAATCATTACCTGAAATATGAAATTGATCGAGGGAGACATTTTCTTTGTCTATTAAAATTACTCCCGATGTCGTTAACTTCAGAAATGTTTTCGTATCGCCCTGTCCACGCAGGGTAATATCTGTCTGGGGATATATTGCGTTATCGCACCTGAATGTTCCCTCGGAAAGGATCACTTCGCCCCCTTTGGAAAGGGCATCAATTGCCGCATTTATCTCTTTTTGATCATGAATTCCATTACAAACATAATCAGCTTGGGATTTTGCTTCCCTACTGCTGTCATGTGCTGCAATAAAGATGGAATTCGTGCCAGACATTTTGCCATAGGGTAAAGTAGTTGACATTGGTGTTATGGGCGTCGGCATCACATCCACCCCGGTGATCTCAAAAACACAAGGAATAATTAAAATACCAACCAGCCCTGCCAGAATTGCCACTTTCATTCCTATTCCTATATCCTCAACGATATCCTCATCGGGTATATTTAGGCACCCCCCATAAATTCAGTGATACACCGGTTCTGATTCCTGCATTATTATTTCAACTTGATAATGATCGGAATGATTCTGCGTATTTTTGATGATGGAACCAATGTTAATATTTGGAAAGGGATGTTTAAATTTATAAAATATTCCACAAGAGAAAAAAGGGGGTCTTCACTCTTCTATCTGTATAGAGAGGTAAAGATCGCGATAATTGGCATTGATCCGATCTTTTCCCATCACCTGATCGGGAGGAGCATTCTCATCAAAGAGAAGAAATTCAAGGCGGTTGTATCCCGTTTTATCGACAATGAATGTGTATACCAATTCCTCATGTTGATCATGCTCCAGAGAAACTCTGAACCGATCTAGGGGCTCCATGCTGTTGATAATTACCTCATTATTTTCAGTAGTCTGGTTCAGAAGATATATTTCCATAAGGTAAGTAATATCCCGGTACTCATGATTGTGAACACCAACGATTATCGTTTCGGGCTCTCCGATGTGAATTCGTTCTGGATAATCTGCTGCAATCCCATCTTTTCCAAGAATATAAAAATCCGTGTAATGTTCGCCCTCAGCAGGTACAAGGATAACAAATACAATTGCGGCAACCGCTACAACCAATAATAATCCAAACACCAGGATCAGGAACCATTGGAAGATTGAAACTTGCTCGTTTCCGTCTGTCATCTACTACTCACCATACAAATATTCCATCCTGCATACCTGTTCTCCCAACTATCATTCTGATTACCACAACCTGAAATATTACCATTCATCCCCCCATCCTGTGGTTCACATTCGCTGATACCGCCCGTGTTCTTTTTCAGCCCGTCCACAATACTATTAATATCTGGCTCAAACCGAGGTGGATTCCTTATCATACAACGAGAGAGAAGAGAACGGCCAATCTTTATCGAAAGGGAGGATACATTGAGCTGATTGTCCAACACTTTCATCATATGGGTGGGAAGGAAATCAGTCAGATAAAGGATATTACTCCACCCCCAATTTGAAAATCAATTATGCATCACTTCATAAGGTGTTTTCCCTGCCATGACAGATCTAGGACAAAGTTTTGATTATCCCAATCCTACGATTACTCAATACACACATACTTAATTCCGTTTAATGGCATTCAGTGTCATCGCCACATTGCACAAATACTATTGCTGGCAAAAACCTGAACACAATAACGTTAAACAAAGCCATCCCAATACGTCATTACATTCTTCTCTCTACCATAGCATATCCCCAATCAGTATTTATTTTTTCCTCATTTTTACGGATATGACAATTTAGTCAATTATTCAAAAGTCTTTTCAAAATAGGTGCACAATATTGCCTTTGATTTAATCATTCGAATTCCCATATCAATTGATTCATATGGATTTTGGAAACAATTATTGTAGACCATAATAATATTACGGATATGTCGATAGAAATAATTTGCAAAAAATATGGTATCCAATTATGAAGGATTACGACAATTCCATTATCGAAATACCCAATATGGATACAAATTCACCCGGTATAATTTTAATATTTGTGCGAATTTTCCCCCGGAATTGGACATAATTTTCCCAGTCAGTACGTCTCTCAACGTTTCCAAATTATCGTCCGGATTTAGAAATATGCTTATATTCTTGTTTAATTGCATAATTAGTAATATTTGGAATGAATTCGTGTAGGGCCCGGATGCAAAAAGTACTTCAAATAAACGGGAGTTTTAGAAATTCTCTTTTTTTAATTGCTCTGTATCAATGGCATTATTTTCCAGAATAGTAATAATGGGTTATAAATTCTGCACAATCAGCATACCATCACTGTTATGATTCACATTTATCCTGCAGATACCGAATGATATCAGAAATATCTGAACGATCAATTAACGAAATACCATAATGCCTCACAATCATATTTCTGACCTTTTCTGACTCAATCCAGCCGTTATCCAGATTATTTATAAGATTATCAATCTCTTTGATGTACGGAAGAATCTTTTCAGTCACTTCATCACTACATTCAAGGTCAATAATACTGAGAATTACCTGCAGGGGATTTCTTATATGGTCATTTAAAACAGCAAACTGCTCCATATTTTTGTCAATCTGGATAAATGCCTCTTTTTTCATATTTTCAAGAACAAAATATTCTGTTGTATCCCTCATGTACAACACAGACTGCTTAAAAACACCATTTTCAACCATTGGCATATTTCGCAAGGAGTATATTGCAAATTTCCCATTATAGCGGTATTTAATCTCTTCTTCAAAATAATCCTGTAATACAAAAGAATTCAAAAAACCCGAATCCTTCTCATAAGAGAAAAATGAACCCATTGCTTTAAGATTCATCCCCTGAATATCTCCCCGAACTCCACTATTTCTACACAGTGTTTCAAATGCATCATTGTAAATGATAATACGAAATGACTCGTCAATGACAACAAGAATATCATGAAGGGTATTAATTGTTGTTCGGTATTGAAATTCCGAATACCGTATTGCCGCTTCCATCTCTTCGCGTTCTGTAATATCACGGCATAAAACAGTTATATAATTATCCTTCTCAAAATGGGCAGAACTAATACTCAATTCCATTCGTATTACCTGCCCATCTCTCACAACCACCGGTGTCTGGATTATTTCTGATGAACCGGGTTCAGATCCTACCATTGCAAAAATCTTATGAAGCCTGCCATGATCTGCCAGATCAAAAATGGTCATATTCAGGAGTTCTTTGCTGGTGTAACCAAGCATTTTCTCAGCCTGACTGTTGGCGTCAATAATGTGCCCCGTTAAAGGTTCAAGAATAAATACAATGTCACGGGTGCTGTCAAGTGTTACTCTGAACCGTTCCAGTTCCTCCTGTTTATACTGGAGCTGAGGATAATAGCTCTTTTTTATCGAGGATTCACCAAACCCGATAATCCTGTTTCGAATCTCTTTAAGATCTTCCTCATATCGCTTATTACCACTCGCCATTTCCACGCACCAGTTTTAGGAACAAATTAGACAGTTACCAAATTATTCATCACGTAATGTGGATTTTCAAAGGACACCAGCAAACAGATGAAAGAGATCATCTGAATCAGGTATCCTTGGATTTGTTGCAATACAAGGATCAACAGCAGTATGTGCTACTAAATATGGAATATCGTCTTCTGTGGCACCATATTCAGAAAGCATCAGCACATTATCCGTCATCTCACTCATCCAGGATATTTTATCTACCATTGCCGTTACTACTTCTTTATCATCGGAAATGCCTGCAGAAATACCAAGGATATCTGCTATTTTTCGGTATTTTCGTGGAGATGAGGAATAATTATATTGAATAACACTCCGCATCGCAATTGAACTTGCAAGCCCGTGTGGCAGATCAAAAAAGGCGCCAATAGCATGAGACATTGCATGGATCAGTCCAAGTCCTGCATTGGAAAATGAAATTCCTGCATACATACTTGCCATAAGAGACTGAAACCGATAATCAGCATTATCTGCATCATCTCGTGAAAACGGAAACAAACCAGCGGTGACTTTTATTGATTCAATCGCCAGCATGTCACTAAAATGAGACGAACCATTGGATACGTATGCCTCAAGTGCATGTGTGAAGGTATCGATGCCGGAATGAATGGTGACATCATCGGGTTGTGTCATCAGGGGGATGGTATCAATGAGAGACACATCAGGAACAAGGGATTTTGATATAATGAGATTCTTAGTTTTCTGTTTTGTATTACAGATGACTGCATATTGTGAAACATCTGCTCCACTTCCCGCAGTCGTTGGAACGCAGATCAACGGGGGCATTGGATTTCTGACGAGATCAACGCCAATATAATCCGTAATTGTTCCACCATTTGCGGCAATTATTCCTATTCCCTTTGCACAGTCTAAAACACTGCCTCCCCCGATTGCAAGAATTCCGGTACACTCTTCACACAGATATGTGTCCGCACCTGCCATTACATTATAATCCCGGGGATTTTCCTCAATTTCTGAAAAAATAACATATTCTGTCCCGGTTTCATCCAGACTCTGAAGGATTTCACGCATCCAGTTCTGGCAGAAGAGATTCTCATCTGTCGCGATAAGAATATTATCAGCATGAAAATTTTTGGTGTATCTGCCGGCAAAAATTCGTGAATTGTCCCCGGTAATAATTTCCGGAATAACATATTTTCTGTGTTCACGAACTATTTCCATATAGCATATCCCCAGGGAAAAATCTGATCAGATATTCTCTGTTGATATTAAATAACATCCCATTATTGCACATGAAAGGCGTGAATGGGCATTATAATCTCATATGACATTACTTTCAGATATACGATATAATGGCTGATTCTGTGTTCATACCCTATAGAAATATCTATATTCTTATCATTAAGATGAGTTCTTTATGAGAATACCAAAGAAAGATACATTCCTATGGATTTCAATAGCCTTACTGTGCACCATATTTCTAACAGTATGTGGTGGCTGCACGGATTCTGTGCCTGATGGAATAACAGATGATGACATCATGGTTATACCCAACACTGTCACACCCACATCATCAACCGGCGAACAGGTATACGGAAATCTTGTCATTGATGTGCCGGATTTTGTTCAGCACTGGAAGCCTGACGGCACATGTTACTGGGAAGGACGTATCCATGTCACGAACACCGGCAATGAACCTGAGATGAATACTGTCATTCGTTCATATCTCATTCGTGTATCCGATGACCACAAAGAATACGTCGACAGTAAATCACTTTCCCGAATTAATCCGAATGAACCGCTATCATATGTTTCACAACTATATGGCAGCTGTGATGAAGACTACTACATTGTGGTAACTGCAGATACCGAATAATATCTCCGCATATGATTTCTTAAAAGAATAAAAAACAATCAATAACAGAATTAAAAGTCTTTCAGTATCAATCACATTTTTTACCTGATTTGCATTCATATTAAGATAAACCTGTCAAAGACCGCCCCCAGATCATCCCAAAAATGGTTTTCAGGGGGTGAAACATCTGAAATGGATGACTGGAAATTCAATCTGCTTACACAAGTATCGAGAATCTTGTCATATGCCGGAATAAATCCAAAAATTATTATTGTTTCTCCTCTTCAGTCCTGTTATGAAGATTCTTGCAATAAATGCAAGCCCCCGTGGAAAAAACAGCAATACGCTTCAGCTCGTAGAGGCAGCAATTGCAGGAGCAGCAGATGCAGGTGCACAAATAGAATATCTTGATATTTGCAGGTATGACATCAGATACTGTACAGGATGCGGGAAATGTTACCAGACAGGAGAATGCCCAATTCAGGATGATTATGCAGACATATTATCTAAAATGCAAAATGCTGACGGTCTGATAATTGGAACTCCGGTATACATTAATGCCGTTACTGCCCAGCTTAAAACCATGCTGGACCGGATGGCAGACATTATTCATTGTCAGGCATTCACCCGGAAATACGGTATTGTCATCACTACCGGTGGTGGAGGCGGTACAGATGACGTGATTTCATATCTTGGAAACACCCTCCAGGTACTTGGAGCAAACATGTGCGGCAGTGTTGGGGCAATTATGGCAGAGGGCCCTGAAAAATTTGAACAGCAAAAGAATGAAGCCACAAAAATGGGGAAAATTCTTGTAAATGCTATTACAAACCAGATTGAATTTCCCGAACAGGAGGAATTGCATGCACAGATGCGGGTCCGTATGTCTGCACTTGTTAGTGCAAACCGCGAAAACATGCAGCATGAATACCAGTACCTGAAAGAAAAGGGATGGATTGAATAATTTCAGATGACGATTGGAATGTTCTCTCCACATGCCGAACAGGTTGTGCCGTCAAGACCGACAATCTTAGTCCTGTATCCATTTCTTTCTATGAGTTGTGCACCGCAGGAATGGCAATACGTATTCTGATAGTCGGTATTTCCTACATTTCCGGTGTATGGGTACAGAATACCCTCTTCTTTTGCAATTTCACATGCTCTTTCAAGAACTGCCACAGTCGTCGGCATTTTATCAGTCATATGATATTGTGGATAAAATCCGGTGAAATGCATGGGAGTATCCGGCCCAATATTTTCCACTACCCAGTGGATAAGAGCACGGATTTCATCCGGACTATCATTCATTCCGGGAATAATCAGGGTCACGGTTTCAATATGCATCCCGCACTCCTTTGCAACAATGGTAGAGTTGAGGACAGGTTCCAGACGGGCGGAACAGACAGATCGGTAAAAGGAATCAGAGAATGATTTGATATCAACTCTGAAGGCATCAAGCATTGATGATATGTCCTTCAGCGCCTCTTCGGTGATATATCCGTTAGTTACATAAATCGTCTTCAGGTTTTGTTTTTTTGTAAGTGTACCCATATCTTTGGTATATTCATGCCAAATGGTGGGTTCATTATATGTCCAGGCAATACTTTTGCATTCATTCTCCACAGCACGGCGCACTCCCTCTTCAGGAGAAATATCCCGAAGATATCCCCGATATTCTGATATCTGTGATATTTCCCAGTTTTGGCAATGTTTACATCGAAAATTACACCCAATTCCCCCAAGAGAATAAGTATACGTTCCCGGAAGGAAATGATTCAGCGGTTTCTTTTCAATTGGATCAATTGCTTCAGCACTTACTTTCCCATAGGTGAGGGGCGTAAGAGTCCCTGCAATATTTTTTCGCACACCACAGATTCCGGTTTTTCCATCATGGATTTTGCACCGGTGTGCACATAAATCGCAGCAGATTACATCCTCCCCACAGATATGACACATATCAGCTTTTCTTACCGTCACGATCCTCCTCCTACCAATCGGTTGCCATCTGAAAAATGGCAGGGAAATGTAATAAACCTTTAAGTCCTGCAGACAAATTAATATCCTGAATGAAAACCGTAGTGATCTCACTGGGTGGCTCTGTTTTGGTACCGGATATCGCAAATAATAATATTATAAAATATCGGGATCTTCTGATTAGTCTTAAAGACACATGCCAGATTTTTATTGTGGTGGGCGGGGGTGGCGAAGCCCGTCGTTACATCGGGGCAGCGCGTGATCTGAACATTGATGAAGGAACAGCAGACGAAATAGGGATCCTCATCACCCGGCTGAATGCCCGTCTCCTGATGCATGCATTAGGTAAAGAAAGTTACCCTGACATCCCTGAATCATATAATGATGCGCTCATTGCCGGTGAAAGCGGAAAGATTGTTATTATGGGTGGTGTAACTCCCGCACAGACAACAGATGCCGTTGCAGCGGTTCTTGCAGAGCGCGCAGGAGCAGATCTTCTGATCAACGCCACGGCAGTTGACGGAATATACACAGCAGATCCACGAAAAGACGCATCTGCGATGAAAATCCCGTATCTTACTCCGGATGAACTGATTGAAATCGTTCAGAAAG
Above is a window of Methanogenium organophilum DNA encoding:
- a CDS encoding right-handed parallel beta-helix repeat-containing protein, whose translation is MAILAGLVGILIIPCVFEITGVDVMPTPITPMSTTLPYGKMSGTNSIFIAAHDSSREAKSQADYVCNGIHDQKEINAAIDALSKGGEVILSEGTFRCDNAIYPQTDITLRGQGDTKTFLKLTTSGVILIDKENVSLDQFHISGNDCDEVVAGLITIRAGHCTVHNVTATSDETVQAMFMVLSTDSSGYNNIIEDIEFTNCKAIDGGGWGFRTSASGTHQLIRNIRYTDCQAINCGRYERIYEWVGGFLIKNEHDIENVRITRCIAEGNWESGFHIEYSGTGTDILFTDCIANNNGQKPYPTTFKQDFMSGFFIGRGDVTLQNCHAEGNGLAGFFIDDGTGVKLYGCTDENTAITRSDFSQYKPASFYIINTYPDSPIVMKNCSSTNSNGRALYVGPKEYSTKARVENFVMTNAAGVDGTAIQLNHIRSGSEFDIHASGNRASTLIRVYNSLDSDYTGSIVSDVAKPIVFDGSDTKNTLVHDIEILSNTLPVGSTGITMTGNVPKGAVQIINCHVTSPNSFFGFLSEGW
- a CDS encoding DUF1616 domain-containing protein → MTDGNEQVSIFQWFLILVFGLLLVVAVAAIVFVILVPAEGEHYTDFYILGKDGIAADYPERIHIGEPETIIVGVHNHEYRDITYLMEIYLLNQTTENNEVIINSMEPLDRFRVSLEHDQHEELVYTFIVDKTGYNRLEFLLFDENAPPDQVMGKDRINANYRDLYLSIQIEE
- a CDS encoding PAS domain-containing protein, which gives rise to MASGNKRYEEDLKEIRNRIIGFGESSIKKSYYPQLQYKQEELERFRVTLDSTRDIVFILEPLTGHIIDANSQAEKMLGYTSKELLNMTIFDLADHGRLHKIFAMVGSEPGSSEIIQTPVVVRDGQVIRMELSISSAHFEKDNYITVLCRDITEREEMEAAIRYSEFQYRTTINTLHDILVVIDESFRIIIYNDAFETLCRNSGVRGDIQGMNLKAMGSFFSYEKDSGFLNSFVLQDYFEEEIKYRYNGKFAIYSLRNMPMVENGVFKQSVLYMRDTTEYFVLENMKKEAFIQIDKNMEQFAVLNDHIRNPLQVILSIIDLECSDEVTEKILPYIKEIDNLINNLDNGWIESEKVRNMIVRHYGISLIDRSDISDIIRYLQDKCES
- a CDS encoding iron-containing alcohol dehydrogenase is translated as MEIVREHRKYVIPEIITGDNSRIFAGRYTKNFHADNILIATDENLFCQNWMREILQSLDETGTEYVIFSEIEENPRDYNVMAGADTYLCEECTGILAIGGGSVLDCAKGIGIIAANGGTITDYIGVDLVRNPMPPLICVPTTAGSGADVSQYAVICNTKQKTKNLIISKSLVPDVSLIDTIPLMTQPDDVTIHSGIDTFTHALEAYVSNGSSHFSDMLAIESIKVTAGLFPFSRDDADNADYRFQSLMASMYAGISFSNAGLGLIHAMSHAIGAFFDLPHGLASSIAMRSVIQYNYSSSPRKYRKIADILGISAGISDDKEVVTAMVDKISWMSEMTDNVLMLSEYGATEDDIPYLVAHTAVDPCIATNPRIPDSDDLFHLFAGVL
- a CDS encoding flavodoxin family protein; translated protein: MKILAINASPRGKNSNTLQLVEAAIAGAADAGAQIEYLDICRYDIRYCTGCGKCYQTGECPIQDDYADILSKMQNADGLIIGTPVYINAVTAQLKTMLDRMADIIHCQAFTRKYGIVITTGGGGGTDDVISYLGNTLQVLGANMCGSVGAIMAEGPEKFEQQKNEATKMGKILVNAITNQIEFPEQEELHAQMRVRMSALVSANRENMQHEYQYLKEKGWIE
- the amrS gene encoding AmmeMemoRadiSam system radical SAM enzyme, which gives rise to MCHICGEDVICCDLCAHRCKIHDGKTGICGVRKNIAGTLTPLTYGKVSAEAIDPIEKKPLNHFLPGTYTYSLGGIGCNFRCKHCQNWEISQISEYRGYLRDISPEEGVRRAVENECKSIAWTYNEPTIWHEYTKDMGTLTKKQNLKTIYVTNGYITEEALKDISSMLDAFRVDIKSFSDSFYRSVCSARLEPVLNSTIVAKECGMHIETVTLIIPGMNDSPDEIRALIHWVVENIGPDTPMHFTGFYPQYHMTDKMPTTVAVLERACEIAKEEGILYPYTGNVGNTDYQNTYCHSCGAQLIERNGYRTKIVGLDGTTCSACGENIPIVI
- the pyrH gene encoding UMP kinase; the encoded protein is MKTVVISLGGSVLVPDIANNNIIKYRDLLISLKDTCQIFIVVGGGGEARRYIGAARDLNIDEGTADEIGILITRLNARLLMHALGKESYPDIPESYNDALIAGESGKIVIMGGVTPAQTTDAVAAVLAERAGADLLINATAVDGIYTADPRKDASAMKIPYLTPDELIEIVQKGRMDAGSNNVIDLVAAKVIQRSKIPMVVLDGRYPDGLLALIKTGSKTGSLVSYNPDQTEF